TTTCCAGGCGGGGGACGGTGTTGATTTCCATCGCGCCGCCGCCCATGATGCCGGGGCGGGCGTCCAGCCCGCGCCCATAGAGGAAGGGGTAGTTGAAGAGCTTGCCAATCTTGCTCCAAGTTTCGGGGATATAATAAGCCAGGGGGCCTTTGAAATTGGCCGCGCTGAGGAAACAGGTCCAACTTTGGTCCCCGGTGGGGGGGTCGCCCTCGGTGGGGTCCGTAAAGGGCAGGGCCATCCAGGTATAACCCAAAAAATCGCCGTTGGGGTTGTCGGCAAAAGTCAGGCCGTCGGGCGGAATCAGCAGGCGGTTGCTGAGCTGGGCAACGCCCAGCCGGTCATCGGGCAGGGCCTCATTGCTGTAGAAAAAGGACCAGCCGGGCGAGCCGATTTCGTAATCATAACATTGTGGAGTGGCATTAAGGCTGAATTTGGGCGGGCCATAGCGAAAATGATTGCGTGCCCAGTAGCCCACGCCGCCCTCAAGCGTCTGAAACACACTGCTCCATGTGGGGCCGCGGGCCTTCCACTGGCGCGCAAGGGTGCCTTCCGGGGCGAGGGGACGATCCTTGTTGTCGGAGTTGTCCGGCATGACCCACGAGCTGGGCAGGCCAATCTGGAAATTGGCCAGCGGCTGGTCAATCAACGGCCACACGGCCACATAAAACCCCATGCCGGCGGTGTAGCGGCCTTCGGCTGGCGGCGGGTCATGATGAAAGCCAATGTACCCGTGCAATCCTTCAGAGAGGACCTTGATTTGGCCGGGGGCATTGGTGGGCACCGGGGCGGGGGCCGCTCCGGCCAGGCCGGCTGCCGCCAGCATCAGAATGGGAAGCGTGCTGCGAAACATGGTTTGATGGGAGAATGGGTTAAATGATTTCTTCTTTCACCGGGTCCCAGCGCACCATACGCCGCTCCTGGGCGGATACCAGGGACATAAGACTGGTGGCGGCCTCGATGAAGGCCTCGTCGGTGGAGCACTTCGGCGTGCCGCGGGTACGAATGCACTGAATCCAATCCAGCAGATGATGGGGCTGGGCGGGGGTTTTGCCCCGCTCATAACCGGCCGGCAAATCAGTGCGTTTATTGTGGCGCGCCCGTTGAATTTCAAAGGTGGTCACGTCATGTGCAATGCCGTCAAAGCGCAGGGTGGCATCGCGCCCACAGATTTCCACCGGCTGGCTGGCGGTGGCCACCATGCTGCCGGTAAAGGTGACGGTGCGCCGCAGTTTCTCGAATTGATAAGTGGCCACCCAGGTGTCGGGCACTTCACGGTCATCATGCAACATGGCGTTAAGCCCCGCGCAGGCGCAGGTGTCCGGGATGCCGTGGCCCAGGAGGTATTGCACAAAGTCCAGTTCATGAGACAACAAATCGCCGGCGTAACCGGTGCCGTAAGCGTAGTAACAGCGCCAATGCCAGAAGTGACGCTCATTCCAGGGGATTTTGGGCGCCGGGCCGAGCCATAAATCCCAGTGGACTTCTTTTTGGACCATGGCGGGATCGGGACGATCCCACTTTTCGTAATAGCCGTACCATCGCCAGTTGGGATGGGCCGGATCGGAGGCCTTGAAGCGTCCCGTCCGCACCAGGGACACCGGACCAAGGAGGCCTTGGGCAATCCATTCTTTGGCCTGAAGCGCGCAGGTGGCCTGCCGGGCCTGATGGCCAAGTTGAAAAACCACCCCGCTCTTTTGCAAGGCGGCACGCATCAGCTTGGCTTCGGCCAGCGTGCGCGAGAAACCTTTTTCGCAGTAAATATCTTTGCCGGCTTTTACGGCGTCCAACACCATCTGGCAATGCCAGTGATCGGGCGTGGCAATGACCACTGCATCCACCTCCTTGTCGGCCAGCAACTCGCGATAATCCACGTAGGCCCTGGCCTTGGGGTTGTTGCAGCGTTCCAAGCCCTTTTGCCGGTGCGGGCCATAAACATCGCATACGGCTGTGACCTGGACATCGTTCATCCCGGCAAGCACATTCAACAAATCACCGCCCCGGGTGCCGATGCCAATGCAGCCCACCCGGACGGCCTGGCTGCGGCCGGGGGCTGCCAGCATGCCGGGACAAGTCAGGGTGGCGGCCGCCAGGCTGGCATTGCGCAGGAAGCGGCGGCGACTGAGGGACAAGGTGTTGTTCATAACCATGGTATGGTCAGGGTCCAGGAGGACTTTGCCATGTCGGCTTGGGTACACGGGTAACCGGGCGGCAGTGTAATTCAGGCCGGGCAGGGCGGGCAATACAATCATGCAGAGGAAAAAACGTCTGCAGAACAAGCCAACTGGCTGCAATGATGGGGGCAGGATTTTGCGTGGATATGGTGCGAGAGCCTTCCAGGAAGCAGGGAAGGCCGTTGGCGGGGCAACCTATTACACTATTGCAGTTGGGGAGAATTGGGGTATTGTAGCCTTGGCAATGGGGTTTGCCATCTGGGCCGCCCAGAGAACTGTGCTGACGGGTTTTCAGCGCTGATAACTCCTACCGGTTAAAGCTGTGATATCGGTAGGCAGTTTATGAAAAGCAGGGGCAGTCCAGGCTCAGCGCGATCGCCGGCAAGGCGGTTCCTCTCTTCTCTTGACTTCACGGTATTTCCGGAAAAGTCGGCTGTTTTGGCCGGGCCGCGGGCCTTTTGTTGCGATGTGTTTTGCGCCCAAACTTCATTAGATCGCCATGGATAACATCTGGTTCACCGCGGCTTTTTGGATGGGCCTTGCCCTGCTGGCCAGCCTCATTTCCATCCGGCTGGGCATTTCTGTGGCCTTGATTGAGATTCTCATGGGTGTATTGGTGGGCAACCTGCATCCGGCGGGGGAGGCCCCATTTTTGCATACCACAGAATGGACCAACTTCCTGGCCATGCTGGGCAGCGGCGTGCTGACTTTTCTGGCGGGCGCCGAGATTGATCCCAGTTCTCTGCGGGCCAACCTGCGGGCCAGCCTGAGCATTGGGGTGCTGTCATTTCTGCTGCCGTTTCTGGGGGTGTGGTTTTTCTGCCAGTATGTCATGCACTGGCCAACGCAGCAGGCCCAGATTGCCGGCATTGCTCTCTCCACCACTTCGGTGGCGGTGGTTTATGCCGTGATGATTGAAGGCGGGTTGAGCGGCACGGCGATGGGCAAAATGCTGCTGGCGGCGTGTTTTATCACCGACTTCGGCACGGTGCTGGCGCTGGGCATTCTCTTTGCTGATTTCAACCTCTGGCTGGTGGTTTTTGTCGGGGTGACGTCCGTCATGCTGTGGCTCATGCCGAAGTGGACGCAATATCTCATCAGCCGGTTGGGGGCCACCCGGGTGAGCGAGCCGGAGGTCAAGTTCATCTTTCTGGTTTTGTTTTTTCTGGGCGGGCTGGCGTCCTCGGCCAAAAGCGAGGCGGTATTGCCGGCCTACCTGCTGGGGCTGGTGGTGGCGGGGGTGTTTTTGCGGGACAAAACGCTGGTGCATCGCATGCGCAGCATTGCGTTTGCCATTTTCACGCCGTTTTACTTCATCAAGGCCGGTTTGTTTGTGTCCCTGCCCGCTTTGAAGGCGGCAGCGGGGTTGATCGTGGTGCTGCTGCTGATGAAAATGGCGACTAAAATCGTGGGGGTCTGGCCGCTTTCCCGGTATTTCTTCATGCGCCCGCGGGAGGCCAGTTACACCGCACTGTTGATGTCCACCGGCCTGACGTTCGGCACCATCTCGGCGCTTTTCGGACTGCAAAACAAGATCATCAATCAAGAACAGTATTCCGTGCTGGTGACGGTGGTGATTCTGAGCGCCTTTGTGCCCACGCTGATGGCGCAAAAGTGGTTTCAACCTTCGGTGAGGACCATGACGGCCTGGGGCCGGCTCTATCAGCGGCGCATGGGTGCACACGAGCGCACCACGCCAGCCGACGGCGGAAAGTGAGGGCCTATGTTCAAGAAAATACTCGTGGGTTACGATGGCTCAAAGGGCGGCCAGTTGGCCTTGCGGCGCGCGGCAGTGATGGCCAGGGAATACAATGCCCACCTGACGGTGTTGTGGGTGCAGGAACCGCTGCCCCGCTACACCGACCTGCCCGGGGAACCGGAGAGCGAAGCCGAAGCTGCGGATGACTACTTCGCGAGCCTGCAAAAAGAAGTGGCCGCCGTGGCGACGGAGCATGGCATCCACATTGAATGTGTCACGCGCCGGGGGCATCCGGCCAAGACGATCGTCAAATACGCCGCCGAGGGCCAGTATGACCTGATCGTGGTGGGGCACAGCGACCATTCCGAGCTGTGGGGGCGGTTGTTGGGGGACACGGCCGACCGCATCAGTGACCACGCTCATTGCAGTGTGCTGATCGTGAAGTCATGAGGACGATGCCGGCATTGGCCGAGGCCGTGCCCACGTTGCCTCCTTCGCGGGGCACGGCGGACAGTGAGCTGCTGGCCGCCCTGGCGCAACTGGCGCGGGAGTGGCAGCTTGAGGCGCTGCACCCGGCACTGGCGGCTTGCGAGGATTTGCTCTCCGCCCCGGCGGGGGTGGAGGTGGCGGTACTGGGGCGCTTCAAGGCGGGCAAAAGCTCCTTTTTGAATCATCTTCTGGGGCGGGCGGTGCTGCCCATCAGCGCGGTGCCGCTGACGGCGGTCATCACGCGGCTCGTTTATGGAGAGCGCGAGCTGGCCCGGGTGCGTTTCCAGGATGGCCGGGTGCTGGAGATTGCCGTGGCGGAAATTCGCCACTTTGTGGACGAGCAGGAGAATCCGCGCAATCAGAAGCGGGTTGCCGCGGTTGAGGTGGTGTTGCCGGAAATGCGGCCCTTTGCGCCTTTGAGTTTTGTGGACACCCCCGGTTTGGACAGTGCCTTGCAGCACAACACCACGGTCACGCTGGATTGGCTGCCGCGCGTGGGGGCCAGCCTGGTGGCCATCAGCGCCGATGCGCCGCTCTCCGAACGCGACATGGCCCTGTTGCGGGAATTGCGGCAGCATACGCCCCGCATGGCGCTTTTGATCACCAAAGCGGATTTGCTCAATGCACCCCAGCAGGCGCAGGTCTTGCGGTACGTTCACACACAGCTTCACCAGCAGGAATGGGCCGGGCTGCCGGTGTTTATGTATTCGGTGAAATCGGGCGGCGCAGAGTGGCGTGAGCCGCTGCTGCGTGAATTTCTCCTGCCGCTGGCGCAGGATGCGGAAGGGGCGCGGGGCCAGATAGCCCGGCATAAATTAGCCTCGTTGCGCCAGCAGATGCTGGGTTACTTGCGGGTGGCACTGGCGGCAGCCACGCAGGCCGAGACGGCGCGCGAGTGTTTGGCGGCCCGGCTGCTGGAGGAGCGCCAGCGGTTCGGGCTGTTGCGCGATGAGTTGTTTGTGCTGGCGCGCCAATGGAAGGCTCAGGCGCTGGAGCAGTCCCTGGGTCAGTTGCAGGCGGTGCAGCGGGATTTGCAGGAGCGGCTGGCGGGTGAGCTGGAGGAGCAGTTTGGGCGCAGGCGCTGCCGGTTGCCGGTGCTTCTGGACTTGTGGCGCGAAAAAGTGCAGGAGTATCTGGCCCGGGAGCTGGCCCAAATTTCGCAAACGCAACGGCCGTTGTTTTGCCAGCCCCTGCATCGAGTCCAGGAGCATCTGACGCGCACTGTGCGGGCATTTCATGACCGGCTGGCCGGCCATGTGCAAAGCGCCCTGGGATTAAGCCTGCCGCCCTGGGAATATCAACCTATACTCAAAGAACCTGACGCTCCCCCGCTGGATGTGAGTTATCCCTTTGATCCTGCCTTCAGCGCCGTGATCTATCTCCTGCCCGGTTTTCTCTGCCGTCGGCCATTGGAGCGCGTGCTGTTGCGCAAGGCGCGTTACGAGGTGGAAAAAAACCTGTCCCGGCTGGCGGCCGATTGGAGTGAACGGGTGGGCGCGGCTATTGAAGTCAGTTGCCGGGAGGCGGAGGCGGCCGCGTGGAATGAGTTGCTGGCGTTGTCGCAAATGGCCGCACAAACGGCTTCCGCCGTGCCCCGTTTGCGCGAGCAGATGAAGCGCCTGGAAGGTGGCAGGCCGGTCTGAAGCACATCATCCCCGGGGGCCAAACAGAATTACGGCGGTGCCGACCAGGCAAATCACGGCCCCCAGCACGTCCCATTGATCGGGTTTAAGGCCTTCCACCGCCCACAGCCACGCCAGGGAAGCCGCAATATAGACGCCCCCATAGGCGGCATACACCCTGCCGGCACCGGTTTGCGGGTGCAGGGTGAGCAGCCATGCAAACAAGGCCAGGGACAAAGCGCCCGGCACCAGCCACCACGCCGGCCGCTGCAGGCGCAGCCAGAGATACACGGCATAGCAGCCGAAGATTTCCGCTGCCGCCGTCACGGTAAATAAGAGGAACGCTTTCAGCACGGGCGCCGTTATAAAAGCCCGGCTTAAAGGAGGCGAGCAGATAAGCGAACGTGCTGAGACGGCAGGAAAGATCAGGGGTCTGTCTCCGCCAGCGTTTTCGGGTGCGGGAGGGCAGCCGGGTCTTTGAACAGGAACCAGCGCTGGGGGGGCACTCCCTCGAGGGCTTTACGGTAGCGCTCGTGCTCGCGTGGCTGGTTGGTGACATCACGCAGGAAGATATAGCGCACCTGGGCCGGATATTGGCGGGCCAGAAGGCCATAGACTTCCGGATCCCGTTCACCTGTATCTCCCACCAGGATGTACCGGCGGTGCGGCCAGCGCTCGAGGATGGTGCTGATGGTGTTGAGTTTGTAGTTTTGCGGGGTGCGAAGCAGTTGCAAAGCCGAGGTGTCCCCATAGACGCGGCGCAGCTCAAACACGCCCTCCGGGAATTGGTTGGCGCGCACGAAGTCCCGCAGAGGATCATACAGGGCCCACGAGCTGCCGCTGACGTAAAAGAAGACACAACCCAGATCAGTCTGCCATTGCCGGTACAACGCCGCCATGCCGGGCACGGGCACGAACGGCTTGCAGAAGGTGTTTTGCATGAGGGCATGCCGGTCCAGCACCTGCGAGTCCCGGATGGTATCATCAATGTCGCTGATGACCGTCCACCCTCGGGCGTTCACCAGATGGACCATACCGGTGAAACTGCGGCCGGCGGTGAAGTTGGTATCCACCATGACCGGCAGAACCACCGTCTCCTGGTTGCCCACCGGCCATCGAATCCAGGCGGTGGCCAGTCCTTCGCTGCTGGTGGGGCCGAGGTCGGCTTTCTGGCCGGCGAGCAGAAGGCGCACCTTTTTGCCGCGCTGGTGATCCACCAGGAAACCGCGCGCGCGTTCAGCCGCCAGCCGCCGCTGCTCAGGGGAATAGGCCTCCTCGGTAATGCCCAGGGTGCGCAGAAACAGTCCCACCATCAATTCGCGCGGCTCCGGCTCAAAGACGTGGACGGTCAGGGGGGCCTCCCAGAAAATGGCGCCTTCGGCATTGGTGGCCAAATGGGCGGCTGTGGGTTGCAGCCGCACCACTTCATCGGCCTTGAGGGGTGGGGGGAGGTCCGGCGAATCGCCTGCCCCCCACAGACTCAGCCCCAGGCCAAGCCAAAGGGCCAACCCCCACCCTGCGGTATTCGCCTTACTGGAAAAGGCGCTGGGCGAATTCATAAAAATGTTTGCGCCAGGCCTGCCATTCGTGTGCATCGCTGGTTTCAAACCAGACATGCCGGATGTTGGCGCGTTCGATGACCAGATGCGCCGTTTTCATTTCCTCATAGCCGGCGTCCGCCTGACCCATGCTCAGCCAGAGCAGCCGCAGGCGGTTGTTCAGGCGCGGCGCATCGGTGAAGATGCCGCCGTAGGATTCGGCCGGTTTGAAGTCGCGGAAGCCCCCGCTGAAGGCGCCAATCCAGGCAAAGGTGTCCAGATTGGACAACCCCACCTGCAGGGCCTGGCCGGCGCCCATGGACAAGCCGGCAATGGCCCGATGGCGCCGATCGGCGAGGGTGCGGTAATTGACATCAATGAGCGGGATAAGCTCGCGCAGCAACACCGCCCCGAAGGCCTCGGTGCCCCGGCTGCCGGGGGCATTGGTGGCGCCGGCGGGACGGGCGTAACCATTGTCCATCACCACGATCATGGGTTTGGCCTTTTGGGCGGCAATGAGGTTGTCCAGGATGAAATTGACGCGGCCCTGGACACTCCAGGCGCGCTCGCTTTCGCCGGCGCCATGTTGCAGGTAAAGCACGGGGAAGCGGCGGCTGGTCATGCGCTCATAGGCCGGCGGGGTATAGACAAAGGCGCGGCGCAGGAGGCCGGTAATTTTGCTGTGATAAAAGAACGCCCGCACCTCGCCGTGGGGCACGTCCCTCGCCTGGTAGAAATCCAGTTGCGGATCCGGCACCTCCAACCCGCTGGTGGGCTGGCCCCAGCCAAAGTACGTCTCGCTGTTGGGATCGTTGATGCGCAAGCCGTCCACCACCAGCTCATAATAATGAAAACCGGGGCGCACCGGTGGGGTGGTGACCTCCCAAACGCCGTTGGAGTCCTTTTTCATGGTGTACGGTTCCGGCCCCAGGCCATTGTCTTTGCCTTTGGGGGCGACCTGGACTTCCCTGGCCTGCGGTGCCTTGAGGCGAAAAACGATGCGCAAATCCGGCAAGATGCGCGGATAATCCCGGCCGGGCACATTGCTGGGGGCCGGCCGGCCGGGAGGCGCCTCGGCTGTCCCGGCGGAAATACTACCGGCCACCAAGCACAGGCTGGCGGCCAGTTGCAGAAGAAGGTAGCGGGTGCCAGATGGCTTCATGATTTGCGGGTTTTCTTGGGTTTGAGCGACAAGGGAGTCCCCAGGCCGGCAAAAAAGGTGAGGTAGGGTCCGCCGCGAGCCTCGCGCCAGATGAGCAGGGCCAGTTCGCGGGCGTGATAATCCCCCCACATCGAGCTTTCGCCGTTGGGCACTTTCTGGCCGGGGGCGATGTAATCCCAGCCGTTGGGCCGATGGTACACGGAATGCAAAAGCAGGCCTTGATGATTGGGCTGGGTGGACAGATAAGGCTCCTGGAACAACGTTTGCGCCACTGTCAGACCCGCCTGCCGGTAGCGATCGCCATTTTTGGGTTGGCCATGATGGCACAAGTAATTTCCCAACCGAATCAATCCCTGGGCGGCAATGGCGGCGGCGCTGCTGTCCACCGGCTCCCACGGATTATAAGGATCGGCGGCACGGTTCAGGTAATCGCCGAGCCGGTGGGCATGGGGGGCGCCGGTGTCCCACAAGGGAATGCCATCCGTGCAGGAGTTCTCAAGGTAGAAATCTGCGGTGTCCACCGCCGATTCCAGCCACAGGGAGACGATTTTCTCCCGGCCGCCGAGAGGCTTCAACGGCAGGTCCTCCACGGTGTCCAGGAATTCCAGTTCCTCTGCAAAACCCAGCAGCGCCCACGCGAGGCCCCGCGTCCAGGTGCTGAAGGGCGAATACCCTTGCTGGGAGTTGGGGCAGCGGAAGACGCCGTTGCGCGGATTGAAAATGCACTCATGCGCCACGCGCCCGCGCACATCGTAGGCATCGCGGCCGCGGCCATGATAGACGGAATAGCGGGCCGTGGCTTCGGCGTGGCGTACGAGCCGCTCCAACAAGGAGATCCGCGCCTCTTGTTCGCCCATGAGCAGGTGACCCAATTGATGCGCCACGGCCAGCGAGCGCAGCGAGCGGATGGTGTCCACGAAGAGCGAGTGCGGGCCGTTGAAGGAATGGATGAAGCCGCCGCCATCCGCAGTGCTCGTCCAGCGCGCCGCCTGCACGGCGCCGGACACCTTGAGGGCCAGCTCGGCAAAGTCCGCCTGCCAGGCATTGTGCGGGATGCGTCCCTCGGCCATCAGGCGGCGCAGGTTGCCGTAAGTGGAGAGGTTGTTGAAGCCGTGGTCGTGCACGCCGACATGCGAGAGGTGCGGCGCCATCACCTCCACAATTTGTTTCTGGGCCAGGCGCAGGAATTCCTCCTCCCCCGTGGCGTCAAACTGCAACAGGGCTGAGCCGTATTGAAATCCCTGCGTCCACTCCGTCCAGCCGCGCGTGGTATAGCGTCCCTGCACAGTGAACACGGGCGCGCCCCGGGCGGGATTCCACTCTTTTTCCAGGCCCAGGATTTTGGGCGCGGACAGCTCAAACAACCGCCGCACGGGTCCCATCAATTGTTGGGCGGTGAGTTGGGTTTGGATGCGCAGAGCCATAAGGCGCCCCGAGTGTGGCCCAACTTAAAGCCGCCGCAAGTGAAAACCGCCATCCACATTGAGGACCTCGCCGGTGCTGAAGGGAAACAGCCCCTGGGCGATGGCGGCCACCGCCTTGCCCACATCCTCGGGAGTTCCCCACCGGGCGATGGGGGTCAGGCCTTCGGCGATCAGTCGGTCATACTTCTCTTTGACCGGGCCGGTCATGTCCGTGGCGATGATGCCGGGCCGGATTTCAAACACCTGGATGCCGTGCCCGGCCAGGCGGGCGGCGAAGAGGGGCGTGAGCATGGCCAGCGCCGCTTTGGCCAGACAATAATCTCCGCGGTTCACGCTGGCCGTGTAGGCGCTGATGGAAGTGATGGTGACAATCTTGGGCCGCGGCTGACCGGGCGGCGTTTGGGCGGCCTGCTCAATCATCCAGCGCGCGGCCTGTTGCGTGAGAAAATAGGGGCCCTTAAGATTGATGCGCATGAGCCGGTCAAAACTTTCCTCGGTAGCCTCCAACAGGTCCGCCCGCACCTGGGGAGCCACGCCGGCATTGTTCACCAGCAAATCCAGCCGGCCAAAGACCTGGCGGGTGAAATCCAGCAGCCGGGTGCGATCGGAGGTTTCGGCAATGTCGGCCTGGCATGGTTCAGCGCGAATGGCCTTCCCGGCATCGCGGGCGGCGGCGAGGCAATCGGCCGCCGTGGCTTCTGCTGCGGCACGATTCCCGGCGTAGTTGATGACCAAGCTCCACCCCAACTTTGCCAGTTCCAGCGCAATGCCTCGCCCGATGCCGCGGGAGGCGCCGGTGATCAAGGCCACGGATTGCATGGGCGCATGTTAAAGAGGCCGTGGCCTGCTGGCAATGGACAAAGCAAAGGCTGACGCGTGTGACGCCCCAAGGGGCAGGGTGAGGGCCGTGGAAGGCACCCGACACGGCCAGGCGCTTTGCGGCTTACCCGGTCCTGCAGCCCGGCAAGCGGCCCGCAGTGGACATTTCCGCCAAAATCAGCGAAATTAAAGAGGGATGCTCACAAAATGTTGGAGCAGG
This DNA window, taken from Verrucomicrobiia bacterium, encodes the following:
- a CDS encoding universal stress protein → MFKKILVGYDGSKGGQLALRRAAVMAREYNAHLTVLWVQEPLPRYTDLPGEPESEAEAADDYFASLQKEVAAVATEHGIHIECVTRRGHPAKTIVKYAAEGQYDLIVVGHSDHSELWGRLLGDTADRISDHAHCSVLIVKS
- a CDS encoding alpha/beta hydrolase-fold protein, producing MKPSGTRYLLLQLAASLCLVAGSISAGTAEAPPGRPAPSNVPGRDYPRILPDLRIVFRLKAPQAREVQVAPKGKDNGLGPEPYTMKKDSNGVWEVTTPPVRPGFHYYELVVDGLRINDPNSETYFGWGQPTSGLEVPDPQLDFYQARDVPHGEVRAFFYHSKITGLLRRAFVYTPPAYERMTSRRFPVLYLQHGAGESERAWSVQGRVNFILDNLIAAQKAKPMIVVMDNGYARPAGATNAPGSRGTEAFGAVLLRELIPLIDVNYRTLADRRHRAIAGLSMGAGQALQVGLSNLDTFAWIGAFSGGFRDFKPAESYGGIFTDAPRLNNRLRLLWLSMGQADAGYEEMKTAHLVIERANIRHVWFETSDAHEWQAWRKHFYEFAQRLFQ
- a CDS encoding 3-ketoacyl-ACP reductase — translated: MQSVALITGASRGIGRGIALELAKLGWSLVINYAGNRAAAEATAADCLAAARDAGKAIRAEPCQADIAETSDRTRLLDFTRQVFGRLDLLVNNAGVAPQVRADLLEATEESFDRLMRINLKGPYFLTQQAARWMIEQAAQTPPGQPRPKIVTITSISAYTASVNRGDYCLAKAALAMLTPLFAARLAGHGIQVFEIRPGIIATDMTGPVKEKYDRLIAEGLTPIARWGTPEDVGKAVAAIAQGLFPFSTGEVLNVDGGFHLRRL
- a CDS encoding Gfo/Idh/MocA family oxidoreductase; amino-acid sequence: MNNTLSLSRRRFLRNASLAAATLTCPGMLAAPGRSQAVRVGCIGIGTRGGDLLNVLAGMNDVQVTAVCDVYGPHRQKGLERCNNPKARAYVDYRELLADKEVDAVVIATPDHWHCQMVLDAVKAGKDIYCEKGFSRTLAEAKLMRAALQKSGVVFQLGHQARQATCALQAKEWIAQGLLGPVSLVRTGRFKASDPAHPNWRWYGYYEKWDRPDPAMVQKEVHWDLWLGPAPKIPWNERHFWHWRCYYAYGTGYAGDLLSHELDFVQYLLGHGIPDTCACAGLNAMLHDDREVPDTWVATYQFEKLRRTVTFTGSMVATASQPVEICGRDATLRFDGIAHDVTTFEIQRARHNKRTDLPAGYERGKTPAQPHHLLDWIQCIRTRGTPKCSTDEAFIEAATSLMSLVSAQERRMVRWDPVKEEII
- a CDS encoding cation:proton antiporter, with translation MDNIWFTAAFWMGLALLASLISIRLGISVALIEILMGVLVGNLHPAGEAPFLHTTEWTNFLAMLGSGVLTFLAGAEIDPSSLRANLRASLSIGVLSFLLPFLGVWFFCQYVMHWPTQQAQIAGIALSTTSVAVVYAVMIEGGLSGTAMGKMLLAACFITDFGTVLALGILFADFNLWLVVFVGVTSVMLWLMPKWTQYLISRLGATRVSEPEVKFIFLVLFFLGGLASSAKSEAVLPAYLLGLVVAGVFLRDKTLVHRMRSIAFAIFTPFYFIKAGLFVSLPALKAAAGLIVVLLLMKMATKIVGVWPLSRYFFMRPREASYTALLMSTGLTFGTISALFGLQNKIINQEQYSVLVTVVILSAFVPTLMAQKWFQPSVRTMTAWGRLYQRRMGAHERTTPADGGK
- a CDS encoding glycoside hydrolase family 88 protein; this encodes MALRIQTQLTAQQLMGPVRRLFELSAPKILGLEKEWNPARGAPVFTVQGRYTTRGWTEWTQGFQYGSALLQFDATGEEEFLRLAQKQIVEVMAPHLSHVGVHDHGFNNLSTYGNLRRLMAEGRIPHNAWQADFAELALKVSGAVQAARWTSTADGGGFIHSFNGPHSLFVDTIRSLRSLAVAHQLGHLLMGEQEARISLLERLVRHAEATARYSVYHGRGRDAYDVRGRVAHECIFNPRNGVFRCPNSQQGYSPFSTWTRGLAWALLGFAEELEFLDTVEDLPLKPLGGREKIVSLWLESAVDTADFYLENSCTDGIPLWDTGAPHAHRLGDYLNRAADPYNPWEPVDSSAAAIAAQGLIRLGNYLCHHGQPKNGDRYRQAGLTVAQTLFQEPYLSTQPNHQGLLLHSVYHRPNGWDYIAPGQKVPNGESSMWGDYHARELALLIWREARGGPYLTFFAGLGTPLSLKPKKTRKS
- a CDS encoding DUF2183 domain-containing protein, with amino-acid sequence MNSPSAFSSKANTAGWGLALWLGLGLSLWGAGDSPDLPPPLKADEVVRLQPTAAHLATNAEGAIFWEAPLTVHVFEPEPRELMVGLFLRTLGITEEAYSPEQRRLAAERARGFLVDHQRGKKVRLLLAGQKADLGPTSSEGLATAWIRWPVGNQETVVLPVMVDTNFTAGRSFTGMVHLVNARGWTVISDIDDTIRDSQVLDRHALMQNTFCKPFVPVPGMAALYRQWQTDLGCVFFYVSGSSWALYDPLRDFVRANQFPEGVFELRRVYGDTSALQLLRTPQNYKLNTISTILERWPHRRYILVGDTGERDPEVYGLLARQYPAQVRYIFLRDVTNQPREHERYRKALEGVPPQRWFLFKDPAALPHPKTLAETDP
- a CDS encoding dynamin family protein — translated: MRTMPALAEAVPTLPPSRGTADSELLAALAQLAREWQLEALHPALAACEDLLSAPAGVEVAVLGRFKAGKSSFLNHLLGRAVLPISAVPLTAVITRLVYGERELARVRFQDGRVLEIAVAEIRHFVDEQENPRNQKRVAAVEVVLPEMRPFAPLSFVDTPGLDSALQHNTTVTLDWLPRVGASLVAISADAPLSERDMALLRELRQHTPRMALLITKADLLNAPQQAQVLRYVHTQLHQQEWAGLPVFMYSVKSGGAEWREPLLREFLLPLAQDAEGARGQIARHKLASLRQQMLGYLRVALAAATQAETARECLAARLLEERQRFGLLRDELFVLARQWKAQALEQSLGQLQAVQRDLQERLAGELEEQFGRRRCRLPVLLDLWREKVQEYLARELAQISQTQRPLFCQPLHRVQEHLTRTVRAFHDRLAGHVQSALGLSLPPWEYQPILKEPDAPPLDVSYPFDPAFSAVIYLLPGFLCRRPLERVLLRKARYEVEKNLSRLAADWSERVGAAIEVSCREAEAAAWNELLALSQMAAQTASAVPRLREQMKRLEGGRPV
- a CDS encoding YnfA family protein, which produces MKAFLLFTVTAAAEIFGCYAVYLWLRLQRPAWWLVPGALSLALFAWLLTLHPQTGAGRVYAAYGGVYIAASLAWLWAVEGLKPDQWDVLGAVICLVGTAVILFGPRG